The Hyphomonadaceae bacterium ML37 genome includes a region encoding these proteins:
- a CDS encoding DUF1153 domain-containing protein, with translation MERRAKKENYVIGPDGSPLTVADLPNPETQRWVIRRKAEVVAAVRGGLLSLDEACDRYRLTVEEFLSWQRAIDRHGLAGLRTTRIQHYRQ, from the coding sequence ATGGAACGTCGAGCGAAGAAGGAAAACTATGTGATCGGGCCGGATGGCAGCCCGCTCACAGTGGCCGATCTGCCGAACCCGGAGACCCAGCGCTGGGTGATCCGGCGCAAGGCTGAAGTGGTCGCGGCGGTCCGTGGCGGGCTCCTGAGCCTGGACGAGGCGTGTGATCGCTACCGCCTGACAGTGGAGGAATTCCTCTCCTGGCAGCGCGCGATCGACCGCCATGGCCTGGCCGGCCTGCGCACCACGCGGATCCAGCACTACCGCCAATAG
- a CDS encoding amidohydrolase family protein, producing MIRLFAALAAACALAAPSAADSPVTIIHAGTLIAAPGDANPRANASIIVEDGRITAVEDGFITREGAEIIDLSSRWVLPGFIDSHVHITSQQGPDRRLATFTESSADRALQGAEYARRTLMAGFTTLQDVGADMEAVRALQRAINQNMVPGPRLRISGGAVTPTGGHGDINGWSVEVMRANGSPYACNGAADCARAVRQLVQEGADMIKITATGGVLSSTGAGVEVQFFEEELRAIVEAATMMGRRVTAHAHGVSGINAFLRAGGHSIEHGTFLDAESIRLFRSNNAVLVPTVMAGEWVTQQADAGWMTPFQRAKALDVGPRMLDMLRQAHRGGVTIAFGTDSGVSAHGDNAREFELYVEAGLTPMEALRTATITAARHLGLENETGRIAPGLSADIIALDADPLEDISAVWQVGFVMARGQVHKAP from the coding sequence ATGATCCGTCTGTTCGCTGCGCTGGCGGCTGCGTGCGCGCTGGCCGCGCCATCGGCCGCCGACTCGCCCGTCACCATCATCCATGCCGGAACCCTGATCGCGGCGCCGGGCGACGCAAACCCGCGCGCCAACGCCTCCATCATTGTAGAGGACGGGCGCATTACGGCGGTGGAGGACGGCTTCATCACCCGCGAGGGCGCGGAGATCATCGACCTCTCCAGCCGCTGGGTGCTGCCGGGCTTCATTGATTCCCACGTTCACATCACCTCCCAGCAGGGGCCGGACCGGCGCCTGGCGACCTTCACTGAGTCCAGCGCCGACCGCGCGCTGCAGGGCGCGGAGTATGCCCGGCGCACGCTGATGGCCGGCTTCACCACGCTTCAGGATGTGGGCGCGGACATGGAGGCGGTGCGCGCGCTGCAAAGGGCTATCAACCAGAACATGGTCCCCGGCCCGCGCCTGCGCATTTCCGGCGGCGCCGTGACGCCCACCGGCGGGCATGGCGACATCAATGGTTGGAGCGTGGAGGTTATGCGCGCCAATGGCAGTCCCTATGCCTGCAATGGCGCGGCCGATTGCGCGCGCGCCGTGCGCCAGCTGGTCCAGGAAGGCGCGGACATGATCAAGATCACCGCCACGGGCGGGGTTCTGTCCTCCACCGGCGCAGGCGTGGAGGTGCAGTTCTTCGAAGAGGAGCTGCGCGCCATCGTTGAAGCAGCGACCATGATGGGCCGGCGCGTCACCGCCCACGCCCATGGCGTGAGCGGCATCAACGCCTTCCTGCGCGCGGGCGGCCATTCCATCGAGCACGGGACGTTTCTGGACGCCGAATCCATCCGCCTGTTCCGCAGCAACAACGCCGTCCTGGTCCCCACCGTCATGGCGGGCGAATGGGTGACGCAGCAGGCCGATGCAGGCTGGATGACGCCCTTCCAGCGCGCCAAGGCGCTGGATGTGGGTCCGCGCATGCTGGACATGCTGCGCCAAGCCCATCGCGGCGGCGTGACCATCGCCTTCGGCACAGACTCAGGCGTCTCGGCCCATGGCGACAATGCCCGCGAGTTCGAGCTCTATGTGGAAGCGGGCCTGACGCCCATGGAGGCGCTGCGCACAGCCACCATCACGGCGGCGCGCCATCTGGGGCTGGAGAATGAGACCGGGCGCATCGCGCCGGGCCTGTCGGCCGACATCATCGCGCTGGACGCCGATCCGCTGGAAGACATCTCGGCGGTCTGGCAGGTGGGCTTCGTGATGGCGCGCGGGCAGGTTCACAAGGCGCCCTGA
- the fliF gene encoding flagellar M-ring protein FliF, with protein sequence MTAFFEQLSRLGIGRLSLIFGLTAGVALALILLLVNPGSGSQALLYSGLETRDAASVAERLDGAGIPYELRDGGSAIYVPAAQVDQARLRVASGGALSFGSVGYEIFDSNDGIGATSFVQNVNARRALEGELARSINAINAVSGARVHLVLPERRLFSREQQEPSASVVISVRGQLSSGQVSTISNLIATAVPGLSPTRITIADDQGRLLASPSEGDNPGGAAIEERRTGLEAALRQRILDVVEGVVGPGAARVVVTAEVNRESLTETRLEFDPNLQVEVSREVQSEESSEPAGRQGAVSATENQPGAEEQGAGGPGEMSTSRRSTNVRNFENSRTTSTRVVQAGELQRLAVSVVVDERTARGEDGSLVFEPRTAEEMDRIRALVAAAAGMDVRAIDGERHVLEVAQMRFSRPDLTAGTPAPEGFRMERADIMRAAELAVIALMGLLIIFLVARPLVRGAVGGGPALPAPASGAALPARPGQAQIAAQPGSDRALLPEDEDDEERIDVAHIDGQVKKSSVRKVASLVEQHPDETMSILRTWMHESA encoded by the coding sequence GTGACGGCGTTTTTTGAACAGCTTTCCCGATTGGGAATTGGCCGGCTGAGCCTGATTTTCGGGCTCACCGCAGGCGTGGCGCTGGCGCTGATCCTGTTGCTGGTCAATCCGGGCAGTGGGTCGCAGGCGCTCTTGTACTCCGGTCTTGAGACGCGCGACGCCGCGTCAGTGGCCGAGCGCCTCGACGGCGCCGGCATCCCCTATGAGCTGCGTGACGGCGGCTCGGCGATCTATGTGCCCGCCGCGCAGGTCGACCAGGCCCGCCTGCGCGTGGCGTCGGGCGGCGCGCTGAGCTTTGGCTCTGTGGGCTACGAAATCTTCGATTCCAATGATGGCATCGGCGCCACCAGCTTTGTCCAGAACGTCAATGCGCGCCGGGCGCTGGAAGGCGAGCTGGCGCGCTCCATCAACGCCATCAACGCGGTGTCGGGCGCGCGGGTGCACCTCGTGCTGCCCGAGCGCCGCCTGTTCTCTCGCGAGCAGCAGGAGCCGTCGGCGTCTGTGGTGATCAGCGTGCGCGGGCAGCTGTCCTCGGGCCAGGTCTCCACCATCTCCAATCTGATCGCCACGGCCGTGCCGGGACTGTCGCCGACGCGCATCACCATTGCCGATGATCAGGGCCGCCTGCTGGCCAGCCCGTCAGAGGGCGATAATCCCGGCGGCGCCGCCATCGAGGAGCGCCGCACCGGTCTGGAAGCCGCGCTGCGCCAGCGCATTCTGGACGTGGTCGAAGGCGTGGTGGGCCCCGGCGCCGCGCGTGTGGTGGTCACGGCGGAAGTGAACCGCGAAAGCCTGACCGAGACCCGGCTGGAATTTGATCCCAATCTTCAGGTGGAAGTGAGCCGCGAGGTTCAGAGCGAGGAATCCAGCGAGCCCGCCGGGCGCCAGGGCGCCGTGTCGGCCACCGAAAACCAGCCCGGAGCAGAAGAGCAGGGTGCCGGCGGGCCGGGCGAGATGTCCACGTCGCGGCGCAGCACCAATGTGCGCAATTTTGAAAACTCGCGCACCACCAGTACGCGCGTGGTGCAGGCGGGCGAGCTGCAGAGACTGGCCGTGTCGGTGGTGGTTGACGAGCGCACGGCGCGCGGAGAGGACGGATCGCTGGTGTTCGAGCCGCGCACCGCAGAGGAAATGGACCGCATCCGCGCGCTGGTCGCCGCGGCGGCGGGCATGGATGTGCGCGCCATTGATGGCGAGCGCCATGTGCTGGAAGTGGCGCAGATGCGCTTTTCCCGGCCCGACCTGACGGCGGGCACGCCCGCGCCCGAGGGCTTCCGCATGGAGCGCGCCGACATCATGCGCGCCGCCGAGCTCGCCGTGATCGCGCTAATGGGCCTGTTGATCATCTTCCTGGTGGCGCGGCCGCTGGTGCGCGGCGCGGTTGGCGGCGGCCCCGCCCTGCCGGCGCCGGCGTCTGGCGCCGCGCTTCCGGCCCGCCCCGGCCAGGCCCAGATCGCCGCCCAGCCGGGCTCGGACCGCGCCCTGCTGCCCGAGGACGAGGACGACGAGGAGCGCATCGACGTCGCCCATATCGACGGCCAGGTGAAGAAATCCTCGGTGCGCAAGGTGGCGTCCCTGGTCGAGCAGCACCCTGACGAGACCATGAGCATTCTGCGCACCTGGATGCATGAGAGCGCGTGA
- a CDS encoding flagellar hook-basal body complex protein — protein MSINSAMIAGASGLLANSSALAAISDNIANVNTTGYKRVNTVFTPNYKIGGGGEARYSSAGVTSNSRLDVNSAGILNPSASPTDLAIDGNGFFVVRPSSTSTAGTDSVLFTRSGAFQTDNSGFLRNDVGMYLYGWPVGSDGSVSQNPSNLDELEAINLSNIGGAAEATNSIRINANLQASQAVSPAAATYDSADPANNMASGSVTPDFQRTIQVYDSQGGVRSITMSMLKSPTANEWFTELHVEPASDVATGAGLNNGQIATGVVAFDTNGQINPGASTLPTTLNFLSSDFGGALGANQVQWAGGTGVGAQAVSLDLGTAGAPGGITQFDSPSTLNSTTVDGAIFGAFAGVEVGPDGFVSARFSNGVVRQIYQIPIATVANPNGMASVGVASFQVTENSGAFTMNAPGRGAAGSVAANSVENSNVDIATEFSNLIITQRAYSASSRIITTADEMLAEAIQMKR, from the coding sequence ATGTCTATCAATTCAGCCATGATTGCGGGGGCGTCGGGCCTGCTCGCCAATTCTTCGGCGCTGGCGGCGATCTCGGACAATATCGCGAATGTGAACACCACCGGCTACAAGCGGGTGAACACCGTGTTCACGCCCAACTACAAGATCGGCGGCGGCGGCGAGGCGCGTTACAGCTCCGCAGGCGTCACCTCCAACTCGCGCCTTGATGTGAACTCGGCGGGCATCCTCAATCCGAGCGCCTCGCCCACGGATCTGGCCATTGACGGCAACGGCTTCTTCGTCGTGCGCCCGTCGTCAACTTCCACAGCAGGCACGGATTCAGTGCTGTTCACCCGCTCGGGGGCGTTCCAGACCGACAATTCGGGGTTCCTGCGCAATGATGTGGGGATGTATCTCTATGGCTGGCCAGTAGGGTCGGACGGCAGCGTCAGCCAGAACCCGTCCAATCTGGACGAGCTGGAAGCGATCAACCTGTCCAATATCGGCGGCGCGGCGGAAGCCACCAACTCGATCCGCATCAACGCCAATCTGCAGGCCAGTCAGGCCGTATCGCCTGCGGCGGCGACCTATGACTCCGCCGATCCCGCCAACAACATGGCGTCGGGCTCGGTGACCCCGGACTTCCAGCGCACCATCCAAGTGTATGACAGCCAGGGCGGGGTGCGGTCGATCACCATGTCCATGTTGAAATCGCCCACGGCCAACGAGTGGTTCACCGAGCTGCACGTAGAGCCCGCCAGCGACGTCGCCACCGGGGCTGGCCTCAACAACGGCCAGATCGCCACCGGCGTCGTGGCGTTCGACACCAATGGCCAGATCAATCCCGGCGCCTCGACCCTGCCGACCACGCTGAACTTCCTGTCCTCTGACTTTGGCGGCGCGCTGGGCGCCAACCAGGTTCAGTGGGCGGGCGGCACAGGCGTAGGCGCGCAGGCGGTGAGCCTGGATCTCGGCACGGCGGGCGCGCCGGGGGGCATCACCCAGTTCGACAGCCCCTCGACGCTGAACTCCACCACTGTGGACGGGGCCATCTTCGGCGCCTTCGCCGGGGTGGAAGTGGGTCCGGACGGATTTGTCTCGGCGCGCTTCTCCAACGGCGTCGTCCGCCAGATCTACCAGATACCCATCGCCACGGTGGCCAATCCCAACGGGATGGCCAGCGTTGGCGTGGCTTCGTTCCAGGTGACCGAGAACTCCGGCGCCTTCACCATGAATGCCCCCGGCCGCGGCGCTGCCGGAAGTGTCGCCGCCAACTCGGTGGAAAACTCCAATGTCGATATCGCCACCGAGTTCTCCAATCTGATCATCACCCAGCGGGCCTATTCGGCCTCCTCGCGCATCATCACAACGGCGGACGAAATGCTCGCCGAAGCCATCCAGATGAAGCGCTAG
- a CDS encoding M48 family metallopeptidase, with product MITRTIRLGERELAYTLDRSARRRTIGLKVGPDGLSVVLPQRASASEADRAVRERAGWILDRLDKQARRVIAPPLHGVDGEKIGWLGGVLTLRVTPHDRARTALTRDGDYLDVRVDAGLEPSLCAATIRRALSRWRREQALAVMAPKVAGYAQALSAPRPTVRVREQASRWGSCSADGSIRMNARLIAYDEALIDYVCAHEACHLLEMNHSRRFYSLLDQIMPDHRARRTRLRETDPPGAAY from the coding sequence ATGATCACCCGCACGATTCGTCTGGGCGAGCGCGAGCTCGCCTACACACTCGACCGCTCGGCGCGCCGGCGCACGATCGGGCTGAAAGTGGGCCCGGACGGCCTCAGCGTCGTGCTGCCCCAGCGCGCCAGCGCCTCGGAGGCCGACCGGGCCGTGCGCGAGCGGGCGGGCTGGATCCTCGACCGGCTGGACAAGCAGGCAAGACGCGTCATCGCCCCGCCGCTTCACGGCGTGGACGGCGAGAAGATTGGCTGGCTCGGAGGCGTGCTGACCCTGCGGGTCACGCCCCATGACCGCGCCCGCACAGCCCTGACCCGCGACGGCGATTATCTGGACGTGCGGGTAGATGCGGGGCTGGAGCCGTCACTTTGCGCCGCCACCATCCGCCGGGCGCTGTCACGCTGGCGGCGCGAGCAGGCGCTGGCGGTGATGGCCCCGAAAGTGGCCGGCTATGCGCAGGCGCTCAGCGCGCCCCGGCCCACTGTGCGGGTGCGTGAGCAGGCCTCGCGTTGGGGCAGTTGTTCCGCCGACGGCTCGATCCGGATGAATGCGCGCCTGATCGCCTATGACGAGGCGCTGATCGACTATGTGTGCGCCCACGAGGCGTGTCATCTGCTGGAGATGAATCACTCGCGGCGCTTCTACAGCCTGCTCGATCAGATCATGCCCGATCACCGCGCGCGCCGCACACGCCTGCGCGAGACAGACCCGCCGGGAGCGGCTTACTAG
- a CDS encoding MarC family protein, with translation MDFLDITLLTGAFVTFFVVIDVPGVAPIFAGLTDGTSAAHRAKMAFKSVAIATLVLVGFAYGGEWLLGALHISLDAFRAAGGVLLFLIALDMIFEKRTKRREERAEKVSDETDPHTEHEDISVFPMAIPMIAGPGAIASIMLFMSQASGSVGAQVSVLIGLGANLVICLIVFLMIGPVMKLMGDTIAAMITRILGVILAALAAQFIFDGVRGALLTAA, from the coding sequence ATGGACTTTCTCGACATCACCTTGCTGACCGGCGCCTTCGTTACCTTCTTTGTGGTGATCGACGTGCCCGGCGTGGCGCCGATCTTCGCGGGCCTCACGGACGGCACCAGCGCGGCGCACCGCGCCAAGATGGCGTTCAAGTCTGTGGCCATCGCCACGCTGGTGCTGGTGGGCTTCGCCTATGGCGGGGAATGGCTGCTGGGGGCGCTGCATATCAGCCTGGATGCGTTCCGCGCCGCGGGCGGCGTGCTGCTGTTCCTGATCGCGCTGGACATGATTTTTGAAAAGCGCACCAAGCGCCGCGAAGAGCGCGCCGAGAAGGTGTCTGACGAGACTGACCCGCATACCGAGCACGAAGACATTTCCGTGTTCCCCATGGCGATCCCGATGATCGCTGGTCCCGGCGCCATCGCTTCGATCATGCTGTTCATGTCTCAGGCCTCCGGCTCGGTGGGCGCGCAAGTGTCCGTGCTGATCGGTCTGGGCGCCAATCTGGTGATCTGCCTGATCGTGTTTCTGATGATCGGGCCGGTCATGAAGCTGATGGGTGATACGATCGCGGCGATGATCACGCGCATCCTTGGCGTCATCCTCGCGGCGCTGGCGGCGCAGTTCATTTTTGACGGCGTGCGCGGGGCGCTTCTCACCGCGGCCTAG
- a CDS encoding flagellar hook-length control protein FliK: MPLAAAIIPGLVPGAAEIRTGGGAASDHTATAGVFDALLGEAVSADARMAGGGADDRLRQTLMTGAARQRPAPGGETGTPDRAPGAPDTQPPGAPVKGVTGWSPDSMPVEPDAEWPGAGNKDTRGPSLDSTPVEPGSEEAGGPVKGAPRPGLDSSPVQPDTSAPGAPVKDARGPWLDSTPVEPGTEETGAPVKGAPLPSLDSSPVQPDRAAPGAPVKDAPGPSLDSSPVEPGTEETGAPVKGALRPGLDSSPVQPDRTTPGAPVKDTPGPSLDSTPVEPGTEEAGAPVKGAPGPVLDSSPVETDLQEPDAPVSASQQTPSPGAEANSTAQPAAPVAAPDVTLPANAASVRRDAEARRVAPGSQAGKAGDEPAKPGPAGEKAQDQSATPAPASAPAKTPAPDLPAAARSADAFQALLQAQGRPSAEAAAPRAGDMPLDPSGDTGMRSAPDRAAEVLRSSAPMPPGAAPRFAPQTVQTLAAQIVRRQSEGGRVFDIRLDPPELGRVGVRLEMGKDQMVKAMLTAERPDTLQELQRTARDLERALNEAGLDLAENGLSFTLGGERGERDAPGFETPRGARSVVEIDVARPGAPMTALYGFALARAAGLDIQA; this comes from the coding sequence ATGCCGCTTGCGGCTGCCATCATCCCAGGCCTGGTCCCCGGCGCGGCTGAGATCCGTACCGGCGGCGGGGCCGCGTCTGACCATACAGCGACCGCTGGCGTGTTTGATGCGCTGCTGGGCGAAGCCGTGTCTGCGGATGCGCGCATGGCGGGCGGCGGGGCGGATGACCGGCTGCGCCAAACCCTGATGACCGGCGCTGCGCGCCAGCGTCCCGCCCCGGGAGGCGAGACCGGCACTCCGGACCGCGCCCCCGGCGCGCCCGATACACAGCCGCCAGGCGCGCCGGTCAAGGGCGTGACCGGCTGGTCACCCGATTCCATGCCGGTCGAGCCGGACGCCGAATGGCCGGGCGCCGGTAATAAGGACACGCGGGGGCCTTCGCTGGATTCCACGCCGGTGGAGCCTGGATCCGAAGAAGCCGGCGGGCCGGTCAAGGGCGCGCCGCGGCCCGGTCTGGATTCTTCACCGGTCCAGCCGGACACGAGCGCGCCAGGCGCGCCGGTGAAGGATGCACGCGGACCGTGGCTGGATTCCACGCCGGTGGAGCCGGGGACAGAAGAGACGGGTGCGCCGGTCAAGGGCGCGCCGCTTCCCTCGCTCGATTCCTCGCCGGTTCAGCCGGATCGGGCCGCGCCGGGGGCGCCGGTCAAGGATGCGCCGGGACCGTCGCTGGATTCCTCTCCGGTGGAGCCGGGGACTGAAGAGACGGGTGCGCCGGTCAAGGGCGCGCTGCGGCCGGGTCTGGATTCCTCACCGGTCCAGCCTGACCGCACCACGCCGGGCGCGCCGGTCAAGGATACGCCGGGACCGTCGCTTGATTCCACGCCGGTGGAGCCGGGGACGGAAGAGGCGGGCGCACCGGTCAAGGGCGCGCCGGGCCCGGTCCTGGATTCCTCACCGGTCGAGACTGATTTACAGGAACCGGACGCGCCGGTGTCTGCATCTCAGCAAACGCCTTCGCCAGGCGCTGAGGCCAACTCCACCGCTCAGCCCGCCGCGCCTGTGGCGGCGCCGGACGTGACCCTTCCGGCCAACGCAGCGTCGGTGCGGCGTGACGCTGAAGCGCGCCGCGTCGCGCCGGGCAGCCAGGCGGGCAAGGCAGGCGACGAGCCCGCCAAGCCGGGACCGGCAGGCGAGAAAGCGCAGGATCAAAGCGCAACGCCCGCCCCCGCCAGCGCCCCGGCCAAGACGCCAGCGCCGGACCTGCCGGCGGCTGCACGCAGCGCCGATGCGTTCCAGGCGCTGCTTCAGGCCCAGGGCCGGCCATCCGCCGAGGCCGCAGCGCCGCGCGCCGGCGACATGCCGCTGGACCCGTCCGGCGACACCGGAATGCGCAGCGCGCCCGATCGCGCCGCTGAGGTGCTGCGCAGCTCCGCACCGATGCCGCCGGGCGCCGCGCCGCGCTTTGCGCCGCAGACCGTCCAGACCCTGGCCGCCCAGATCGTGCGCCGGCAGAGCGAAGGCGGGCGGGTGTTCGATATCCGCCTGGACCCGCCCGAACTGGGACGGGTCGGCGTGCGCCTGGAAATGGGCAAGGACCAGATGGTCAAGGCCATGCTGACCGCCGAACGCCCGGACACGCTCCAGGAATTGCAGCGTACGGCGCGTGATCTGGAGCGGGCGCTCAACGAGGCCGGGCTGGATCTGGCCGAGAACGGGCTGTCCTTCACCCTCGGCGGCGAACGCGGCGAACGCGATGCGCCCGGGTTTGAGACGCCGCGCGGTGCGCGCAGCGTCGTGGAAATAGATGTGGCCCGGCCCGGCGCGCCGATGACCGCGCTTTACGGTTTCGCTCTGGCCCGCGCCGCGGGTCTGGACATTCAGGCATGA
- a CDS encoding flagellar hook assembly protein FlgD — MALDLNPIGQILPGMNGASDSGLAAGNLADNFDTFLRLLTQQLQNQDPLNPMDSQEFVNQLVQFSSVEQQIAQTRSLDALLAMQSASAVMSASGYVGRDVTLATDTAELAGGEARWSYSLDRNAQTADLVVSDLNGRVVATLPGETGSGGHDLVWDGRDMAGNVMAPGLYQLEVVARDAQGERIAAPVRVSGRVTGVDLSGDEVRVELGAVSAPFANVIAVREARG, encoded by the coding sequence ATGGCGCTTGATCTCAACCCGATCGGCCAGATTCTGCCCGGCATGAACGGGGCGTCCGACAGCGGTCTGGCTGCGGGCAATCTGGCGGACAATTTCGACACGTTTCTGCGCCTGCTGACCCAGCAGCTGCAGAACCAGGACCCGCTCAACCCGATGGATTCACAGGAATTCGTCAATCAGCTGGTGCAATTCTCCTCGGTGGAGCAACAGATCGCCCAGACCCGCTCGCTCGACGCCCTGCTGGCCATGCAGAGCGCCAGCGCGGTGATGTCGGCGTCCGGCTATGTCGGCCGGGATGTGACGCTGGCCACCGATACGGCTGAGCTGGCCGGGGGCGAGGCGCGCTGGAGCTACAGCCTCGATCGCAATGCGCAAACTGCTGACCTGGTGGTCAGCGATCTCAATGGACGCGTGGTGGCGACCCTGCCGGGCGAAACCGGTTCGGGCGGTCATGATCTGGTCTGGGATGGCCGCGACATGGCCGGCAACGTCATGGCGCCCGGCCTCTACCAGCTGGAAGTCGTGGCGCGTGACGCGCAGGGCGAACGCATTGCGGCGCCGGTGCGGGTGTCCGGCCGGGTCACCGGCGTGGACCTGTCCGGTGACGAGGTCCGTGTTGAACTGGGCGCGGTGAGCGCGCCCTTCGCCAATGTCATCGCGGTGCGTGAAGCGCGCGGCTGA
- the flgK gene encoding flagellar hook-associated protein FlgK produces the protein MSLNGIIGSALSGLQAAQLGMRTASNNVSNVNTPGYARTELLQSSRSSGGMGAGVTVQGINRVSDIYLTGAAMRASSDAAASKAVAAALDRLQSQFGATDDAGSLFGRMNQIMASLGAAAADSADRVSRLSAASDLQSFFDEASRLSAEVRVMRDESDQRIGTGVHRANEILRELETLNSQAQTLTANASDVTGTLNRQSELMDELSELMDVRGERQPDGRLFVRTQDGVGLIDNARLTLDYTPAGTGAYGVEYGRITARVSTSGAIVDITPSIRSGELRGLIDLRDKELPSIAGALAEMAAGAADALNAAHNDSAAYPPPNLLEGRNTGLLASDIVTGSGQAELAVVTSDGALVQRVSVGVTATGFTVNGAPAASVGDFVNALNAAFGGNATASFTDGRLSISATDPSHGLAALQDAADPASIGGRGLSHFFGLNDLVDAPRPGFFETGLTGASAHGLAPGGELGFSVMTPDGRRAAQIAVPVTGASLQDQINALNSPATGLGQYGQFSLDGDGRLSFQSSPGYQNFTIDVTRDSTQRAATGLSFSQLFGLGDAARMTRAESFSVNPAMRSDSTRLAFAKLDLDAGTAPGDLVLSQGDSRGGQALFNALTDKRRYAGAGGLVGGMASPVEYAARLAGDVGARAARAERNETAAGAVKQAADAKRSDVEGVNLDEELARMTLYQQAYNAAARLMQASKEMTDTLLNMV, from the coding sequence ATGTCGCTCAACGGGATCATCGGCAGCGCGCTCAGCGGCCTGCAGGCTGCACAGCTGGGCATGCGCACCGCCTCGAACAATGTCTCCAACGTCAATACGCCGGGCTATGCACGCACCGAGCTGTTGCAGTCCTCGCGCAGCTCCGGCGGCATGGGCGCAGGCGTGACTGTCCAGGGGATCAACCGGGTCTCCGACATCTATCTCACCGGCGCCGCCATGCGCGCCTCGTCCGATGCGGCGGCGTCCAAAGCGGTCGCGGCGGCGCTTGACCGGCTGCAATCGCAGTTTGGCGCCACCGATGACGCGGGCTCGCTGTTCGGGCGGATGAACCAGATCATGGCCTCGCTGGGCGCCGCCGCCGCCGACAGCGCCGACCGGGTGTCGCGCCTGAGCGCAGCGTCGGACCTGCAGAGCTTTTTCGACGAAGCGTCGCGCCTGTCCGCCGAAGTGCGCGTCATGCGTGACGAATCCGACCAGCGCATCGGCACGGGCGTGCACCGCGCCAACGAGATCCTGCGCGAGCTGGAGACCCTCAATTCACAAGCCCAGACCCTCACTGCGAACGCATCTGACGTCACCGGCACGCTGAACCGGCAGTCCGAGCTGATGGACGAATTGTCAGAGCTGATGGATGTGCGCGGCGAGCGCCAGCCGGACGGGCGCCTGTTCGTGCGCACCCAGGACGGGGTCGGCCTGATCGACAATGCCCGCCTGACGCTGGACTACACGCCCGCCGGGACCGGCGCCTATGGCGTGGAGTACGGGCGCATCACCGCCCGGGTGTCCACCTCCGGCGCCATCGTGGACATCACGCCGTCCATCCGGTCGGGCGAGCTGCGCGGGCTGATCGACCTGCGCGACAAGGAATTGCCGTCGATCGCCGGGGCGCTGGCCGAAATGGCCGCCGGCGCCGCCGATGCGCTGAACGCCGCTCATAACGATTCAGCCGCCTATCCGCCGCCCAACCTGCTGGAGGGGCGCAATACCGGGCTGCTCGCCAGCGATATCGTCACCGGGTCCGGACAGGCCGAGCTGGCCGTCGTCACCAGCGACGGCGCGCTGGTCCAGCGCGTCAGCGTGGGCGTCACCGCGACCGGTTTCACAGTCAATGGCGCGCCCGCCGCCAGCGTGGGTGATTTCGTCAACGCGCTCAACGCCGCCTTTGGCGGGAATGCGACCGCCAGCTTCACCGATGGACGCCTGAGCATCAGCGCCACAGACCCGTCTCACGGACTGGCGGCGCTGCAAGACGCCGCCGATCCCGCCTCCATCGGCGGGCGGGGCCTGTCGCACTTCTTCGGCCTCAACGACCTGGTCGACGCGCCCCGGCCCGGCTTTTTCGAAACCGGTCTGACCGGCGCCAGCGCCCATGGCCTCGCGCCCGGTGGGGAGCTTGGCTTCTCCGTCATGACGCCGGACGGGCGGCGCGCGGCGCAGATCGCGGTTCCGGTCACCGGCGCCAGCCTTCAGGATCAGATCAATGCCCTCAACAGTCCCGCCACGGGTCTTGGCCAATACGGCCAGTTCAGCCTGGACGGCGATGGCCGGCTGAGCTTCCAGTCCTCGCCGGGCTATCAGAATTTCACCATCGACGTGACCCGCGATTCCACCCAGCGCGCCGCCACCGGCCTGTCCTTCTCCCAGCTGTTTGGCCTGGGCGACGCAGCGCGCATGACCCGGGCTGAAAGCTTCTCGGTCAATCCGGCCATGCGCTCGGATTCCACCCGCCTCGCCTTCGCCAAACTCGACCTCGACGCCGGCACGGCGCCCGGCGATCTGGTGCTCAGCCAGGGCGACAGCCGGGGCGGCCAGGCCCTGTTCAACGCCCTCACCGACAAGCGCCGCTATGCCGGCGCGGGCGGTCTGGTGGGCGGCATGGCCAGTCCGGTGGAGTACGCCGCGCGTCTGGCCGGCGATGTGGGCGCCCGCGCCGCGCGCGCCGAGCGCAATGAGACGGCAGCAGGCGCTGTGAAACAGGCCGCTGACGCCAAACGCTCGGATGTGGAGGGCGTCAATCTCGATGAAGAGCTCGCCCGCATGACGCTCTACCAGCAGGCCTATAACGCCGCGGCGCGCCTGATGCAGGCGTCCAAGGAAATGACCGACACGCTTCTGAACATGGTCTAG